The following are from one region of the Aspergillus chevalieri M1 DNA, chromosome 1, nearly complete sequence genome:
- a CDS encoding isocitrate lyase/PEP mutase family protein (COG:C;~EggNog:ENOG410QDJM;~InterPro:IPR039556,IPR015813,IPR040442;~PFAM:PF13714;~go_function: GO:0003824 - catalytic activity [Evidence IEA]): MSVTYPFQFTTPDQPTFSGDGTTTSLPIQLENVRGRIPSAQASRLRTMMLEAHNDPNKIIAHACSYDGLSSRLVEEAGFPMVFLAGYAVASAFGLPDTGYIAMEDLCRKIQEVVRVTTVPVMADGDTGYGGPMNVKRTVESFAIAGAAGVMIEDQTWPKRCGHTKGKSVVSRGEAYARIQAACDARNEGHDIFILARTDALIHGWDEAMTRAREFKRIGVDAVFVEALPDREAMKRCAEEVDIPIFGNIIEGGKTENLSALDLAQLGYSAVAYPWTLVAAKLKSIRETLDNLKKSMTVSAPPMILGYSEVCEGVGFNWYWDREMRYEYDQDGLVNLRQ, translated from the exons ATGAGCGTTACCTACCCTTTTCAATTCACCACTCCCGATCAACCAACCTTCAGCGGAGACGGTACCACTACATCCCTACCTATTCAACTCGAGAATGTACGCGGCCGAATCCCCTCCGCCCAGGCATCTCGTCTCCGAACCATGATGCTAGAAGCCCACAACGATCCCAACAAGATCATCGCCCATGCCTGCAGCTATGATGGACTCTCCTCCCGCTTGGTGGAAGAAGCAGGCTTCCCGATGGTGTTTCTAGCAGGGTATGCTGTGGCCAGTGCCTTTGGACTACCGGATACTGGCTACATTGCTATGGAGGACCTGTGTCGGAAGATCCAGGAAGTGGTGCGTGTGACGACCGTGCCTGTTATGGCAGATGGTGATACCGGGTATGGAGGTCCGATGAATGTTAAGCGGACGGTGGAGTCGTTTGCGATTGCTGGAGCGGCTGGTGTGATGATTGAGGATCAGACGTGGCCGAAGC GCTGTGGCCATACAAAAGGTAAATCCGTCGTCTCCCGCGGTGAAGCATACGCACGAATCCAAGCCGCATGTGACGCCCGCAACGAGGGCCATGACATTTTTATCCTTGCGCGAACCGATGCCCTTATCCATGGCTGGGATGAAGCAATGACCCGGGCTAGAGAGTTCAAGCGTATTGGCGTGGACGCTGTCTTTGTCGAGGCCCTACCAGACCGGGAGGCGATGAAGCGATGCGCTGAGGAGGTTGACATTCCCATTTTCGGGAACATCATCGAGGGCGGGAAGACGGAGAACCTGTCTGCGTTAGACCTTGCCCAGTTGGGTTATTCTGCCGTTGCGTATCCATGGACATTGGTTGCAGCAAAGCTGAAAAGTATTCGGGAGACATTGGACAATTTGAAGAAGAGTATGACGGTGAGTGCACCGCCGATGATTCTGGGATATTCGGAAGTTTGCGAGGGTGTTGGGTTCAACTGGTATTGG GATCGGGAGATGCGATACGAATATGATCAAGATGGACTTGTGAATTTACGTCAGTAA
- a CDS encoding uncharacterized protein (COG:C,H;~EggNog:ENOG410PMQ3;~InterPro:IPR036188), which translates to MVALLCALSDDGSWIGAWPLGDGQNASLPVNCSELNTLLWEYTQELGIPIDFSAVVDDYFETDNEAGIILTGGQKLTADIVVAADRVGSKSWSLVLGEKDVAISSEFAYYRAAFPAGEALKNPIIAKQCENQPDRASMHIGPGAVWSWEKLNGKYAIY; encoded by the exons ATGGTGGCA TTACTCTGTGCTCTGTCGGATGACGGGAGCTGGATCGGAGCGTGGCCTTTAGGCGATGGCCAAAATGCATCTTTGCCCGTCAACTGTTCGGAACTCAATACTCTGCTGTGGGAGTACACCCAGGAACTAGGTATTCCGATAGATTTCTCAGCCGTTGTGGATGACTATTTCGAGACGGACAACGAAGCAGGCATCATCCTCACTGGTGGACAAAAGCTCACGGCCGACATCGTTGTCGCTGCTGATAGGGTTGGTTCTAAATCATGGTCCTTGGTCCTGGGCGAAAAGGATGTTGCCATCAGTTCGGAATTCGCCTACTATAGGGCAGCTTTTCCAGCTGGTGAAGctttgaagaaccccatcatTGCAAAGCAGTGTGAGAATCAGCCTGACCGTGCATCGATGCACATTGGCCCTGGTGCGGTATGGTCGTGGGAAAAACTGAACGGCAAATATGCTATATATTGA
- a CDS encoding uncharacterized protein (COG:S;~EggNog:ENOG410PPIB) translates to MFSIRLVVRKGLRFPKRTQIRSVTTLDGRPYIYVIPNESASGESHILSLLPSKPTNPNVPIGITSKLPPTPESFKENRGFLNILQEVVSKHAHEDPDNISQAQMMISTSGANLSSGGVLLTGQKARRRRASADSSGGASGQGGAGGAGRGGWIHVFDERRPPEYGRIPWPEDIFGSLEVDGEGKFVNGNGNYQPSGTYRTITRDGIIAPSPFLRGKLVQRLREIESQ, encoded by the exons ATGTTTTCAATAAGGCTAGTTGTCCGTAAGGGACTCAGGTTCCCTAAACGGACACAGATTCGTTCCGTGACCACGCTGGACGGCCGTCCGTACATA TATGTCATTCCGAATGAATCAGCCTCTGGCGAAAGCCATATCCTATCCCTCCTACCATCGAAACCGACAAACCCCAACGTGCCCATTGGAATCACGTCCAAATTACCACCAACGCCAGAATCCTTCAAAGAGAACCGGGGTTTTTTGAATATCCTGCAAGAAGTCGTTTCTAAACATGCGCACGAAGACCCGGACAACATCTCCCAGGCCCAGATGATGATTTCCACATCTGGAGCTAATCTGAGCTCCGGAGGGGTCTTGTTGACCGGTCAGAAAGCGCGGAGACGGCGGGCTAGCGCGGACTCGAGTGGCGGCGCCAGTGGTCagggtggtgctggtggtgctggacgaggaggatggatACATGTCTTCGATGAGAGAAGGCCACCTGAGTATGGGCGGATTCCATG GCCTGAGGACATTTTTGGGAGTCTTGAAGTCGATGGTGAGGGTAAATTCGTTAATGGGAATGGGAATTACCAACCGAGTG GTACATACCGAACTATTACTCGAGACGGAAT TATTGCGCCAAGCCCATTCCTCAGAGGGAAGTTGGTCCAGAGACTACGCGAAATCGAATCTCAATAA
- a CDS encoding transcription factor domain-containing protein (COG:S;~EggNog:ENOG410QE3U;~TransMembrane:3 (i83-104o124-141i271-290o)) has product MHTTPNDRDPPVTTEETPIQERWEQDVVEPTRRSDRMSWMLVSSALALAHELGVFDSREQSSIANGPDVGNYIKHLEFRRERLPALLFIVSSLLASRIGCPPIMSDTYKPKNLNDILLVDPQWTNFMASWICLTGFVRVIGEKFFFGARDNDHRSIDFKSLEQFKDQLATWNGNHRQTGNFHYDDILHFEYQYLRVFTNSLGVQGIVERVLSDTMPQRTIDGTFISRARQTNISRNEYDFLEEVIDGACAILSRIVSLSQTKLLQYFPIRIFLRMVSSSVFLLKALSLGVRTTKLQESLRLLDQAITALQSNQQDDIHLVSQYASLLQIHVCRLRQTFAKSGRLGNQNNEPNQEEAPDSGKLSQLIAEETPWDPGMIDWANQLDNLGDWLSLPLDPLMAPFGSWDGVSTDLDSGYLDLDFIWNLPP; this is encoded by the exons ATGCACACCACACCTAATGATCGAGACCCGCCTGTTACCACGGAAGAAACACCGATACAAGAACGTTGGGAGCAGGACGTCGTAGAGCCGACAAGACGATCGGACCGAATGTCGTGGATGCTTGTGAGCTCTGCATTGGCTCTTGCCCACGAGCTCGGGGTGTTTGATTCGAGAGAACAGTCTAGCATTGCAAACGGCCCGGATGTGGGGAATTATATCAAGCACCTGGAATTTAGACGCGAACGTCTTCCAGCGCTCTTGTTCATTGTTTCGAGTCTCTTGGCCTCTCGAATTGGTTGTCCACCGATTATGTCTGACACGTACAAGCCAAAGAACCTTAATGATATTTTGTTGGTCGATCCGCAATGGACAAACTTCATGGCCTCGTGGATATGTTTGACTGGCTTCGTCCGAGTAATCGGGGAAAAGTTCTTTTTCGGAGCCAGGGATAACGACCATCGAAGTATTGATTTCAAATCCTTGGAACAGTTCAAGGACCAGCTTGCTACGTGGAATGGAAATCATCGTCAAACTGGAA ATTTTCACTATGACGATATCCTACATTTTGAGTACCAATATCTGAGAGTATTTACCAACTCCCTTGGAGTACAAGGAATTGTTGAACGGGTTCTATCAGACACAATGCCACAAAGAACTATCGATGGAACATTCATCTCACGAGCACGCCAAACTAATATCAGCAGAAATGAGTACGACTTCCTTGAAGAAGTAATCGATGGTGCCTGTGCAATCCTGTCACGGATCGTCTCCCTTTCTCAAACGAAGTTACTCCAATACTTTCCCATCCGGATCTTTTTACGCATGGTCAGTTCCTcagtcttcctcctcaaggCTCTCTCTTTGGGAGTGCGAACGACAAAACTGCAGGAATCACTACGCCTGCTTGATCAGGCCATTACTGCCCTACAGTCGAACCAGCAAGATGACATTCATCTTGTCTCGCAGTACGCATCGCTACTACAAATTCATGTTTGTCGGCTGCGGCAGACATTTGCCAAATCGGGCCGATTAGGAAACCAGAACAATGAACCAAATCAAGAAGAGGCCCCTGACAGTGGCAAACTGAGCCAGCTTATTGCCGAAGAGACCCCCTGGGATCCGGGCATGATCGACTGGGCCAACCAACTCGATAATCTCGGTGACTGGCTATCACTCCCATTGGATCCACTGATGGCACCATTTGGATCATGGGATGGCGTATCTACGGACTTGGATTCAGGATATCTAGACTTAGACTTTATCTGGAATCTACCACCTTGA
- a CDS encoding putative MFS transporter (COG:G;~EggNog:ENOG410QDHJ;~InterPro:IPR011701,IPR036259;~PFAM:PF07690;~TransMembrane:10 (i85-104o110-130i137-157o169-192i204-224o311-328i335-355o367-387i399-419o425-448i);~go_function: GO:0022857 - transmembrane transporter activity [Evidence IEA];~go_process: GO:0055085 - transmembrane transport [Evidence IEA]), protein MEAVKDTESQHVENAESIDAEKNAIQRIQVSVSEQAYIRRKFDRRVLPIVCILYVLSYLDRGNVGNAKTAGLENDLGLSDSQWTWVLNSFYICYVLFEWTTILWKLLPAHIYVAMLCICWGAAAMCTGAVDNMAELIICRCFLGVFEAAFGAGAPYFLSLFYQRYELGFRVSLLLGMSPVANCFASALAYGIIQIRHSIASWRYLFIIEGAPTVIFSVVVFFFLPDSPGTAKFLTETEQTHAVERLQTVDHTAKTRLDRRQVFNGLADYKNYVHTAIHFCCNFSFAGLSNFLPTILNDMGYTSVDAQGLSAPPYFASFLLCIVAAVVSDRWGGRGLVIAFSATAGMVGYLILAAVQDEYKTGVRYLGVWLATCGIFPALSINITWLLNNQGGDSKKSAGMALLAVFGQCSSFVSSAVFPNSEGPIYIRGCAIGCGLTGCIAIMALGLYAKLTLENKKRDRLYGTVSRDVHVDVTRDGDKNPQFRYLT, encoded by the exons ATGGAAGCCGTTAAGGATACAGAGTCACAACATGTGGAGAATGCCGAGTCCATAGACGCGGAGAAGAATGCTATCCAGCGTATCCAAGTCTCGGTTTCCGAGCAAGCTTACATCCGAAGGAAG TTCGACCGCCGCGTATTGCCCATCGTTTGCATCCTCTACGTTCTCTCTTACCTGGATAGGG gaaATGTGGGCAATGCCAAAACCGCCGGCCTCGAAAATGATTTAGGGCTCAGTGACTCGCAATGGACCTGGGTTCTCAATTCATTTTATATCTGCTATGTTCTTTTCGAATGGACCACGATCCTGTGGAAGCTCCTCCCTGCCCATATCTACGTGGCCATGCTATGCATCTG CTGGGGTGCGGCAGCCATGTGTACCGGTGCAGTGGACAACATGGCCGAGTTGATCATCTGTCGATGTTTTCTGGGCGTTTTTGAGGCCGCATTCGGAGCCGGAGCTCCATACTTCTTATCGCTGTTCTACCAACGATATGAACTTGGATTCAGGGTCTCACTGCTGCTGGGGATGTCCCCCGTCGCCAATTGTTTTGCCAGCGCCTTGGCGTATGGAATAATACAGATTAGACATTCGATCGCATCGTGGCGGTATCTGTTTATCATTG AGGGTGCACCTACTGTTATTTTCTCTGTTgtcgttttcttcttcctccctgACTCTCCGGGCACGGCCAAGTTCCTGACCGAAACGGAGCAAACTCACGCTGTTGAGAGGCTGCAGACAGTTGACCACACCGCAAAAACACGACTCGACCGTAGACAAGTTTTCAACGGACTGGCGGACTACAAGAATTATGTGCACACGGCTATTCACTTTTGTTGCAACTTCTCCTTTGCAGGATTATCCAACTTTCTCCCCACCATCCTCAACGACATGGGGTACACATCAGTCGATGCACAAGGTCTCTCTGCTCCTCCCTATTTCGCGTCATTCTTGCTATGCATTGTGGCAGCGGTTGTCTCAGACCGatggggaggaagagggcttGTTATCGCATTCTCTGCGACTGCTGGGATGGTTGGCTACCTGATCCTGGCGGCTGTGCAAGATGAATACAAGACTGGAGTGCGGTATTTGGGTGTTTGGCTTGCTACTTGTGGAATCTTCCCAGCACTGAGTATCAATATAACCTGGCTGTTGAATAACCAAGGCGGGGATTCCAAGAAATCTGCCGGGATGGCGCTGCTTGCGGTTTTTGGGCAATGTTCGAGCTTCGTGAGCAGTGCCGTGTTCCCCAACTCCGAAGG TCCAATTTATATCCGAGGTTGTGCCATTGGATGCGGCTTGACAGGATGCATTGCGATCATGGCCCTGGGACTTTATGCAAAACTAACCCTTGAGAATAAGAAGCGGGATAGGCTCTACGGTACTGTGTCTAGGGACGTTCATGTCGATGTGACCAGAGATGGAGATAAGAATCCTCAGTTCCGCTATTTGACCTGA
- a CDS encoding RNA polymerase II mediator complex middle subunit MED1 (COG:S;~EggNog:ENOG410PJZ4;~InterPro:IPR019680;~PFAM:PF10744;~go_component: GO:0016592 - mediator complex [Evidence IEA];~go_function: GO:0003712 - transcription coregulator activity [Evidence IEA];~go_process: GO:0006357 - regulation of transcription by RNA polymerase II [Evidence IEA]) has product MATPSSKQNPGATPTHLTSSPRPAGVPMARPMSHKSPSARSPSASGHFHGGGGSHAPLHQYSTPLAVAAAGLDDPVTFSSPSALLALGGYSGISPSPATHEVLVGAGMHDSDIHALGMQGFKLGNARDSDEERRRHIEDVVQMLRTRVAGRGVCREGIERLGQLEGFESIWQEDNLSIAGNFVDLEIEFHPGKHTVKDVSLKYATPEATEGEGREEATAVLRRDLMQSPEEIERGAWKSLNGFYENLRWLAKLDRLSQEVNCFEAIEGLYESLKRIWDVESRHSKFSETYEHLCSGWVGRPSLHRGGRIGISLDYWVYQAKILDAKRKSTSPGAMVLDNADQEFDNHQHKMWSAMIECEEGYPSLRVSKDWVNSEVLVPTETDESSAPKESAAPDVSMVNWAEPPMTTSSDNQGNPDAMALDSGMLGSSTPNRRFVAKIEPPLDVPILAASDIYRQLGLQLPQEFRMVTYDGLLVPGSSPLSGADIMGFDTEEASQADRRKRRLSVQAFDSEDKPCKKQHCYTFQAFESVAGRTMRDIPFSHPRQLAEILPVLRQYATLENMIQKIFDTSSRDHDDKQDGQGSTKLDRKQQAAQSGTANGKGDVTILSNQDPNEQKLDALMKGLNVEGASTDNDADDVKIDITLRTQLGQAPVIMLLFTINDAAIENNYLSTFSISFEVGLNGHVTVVDTSGLWEEPVSGDDRPEGADTDDQKNEASEMPKKIARALEVSQDLGILVEWVLRWRRQREST; this is encoded by the exons ATGGCGACTCCCTCTTCCAAACAGAATCCAGGTGCAACACCAACGCACTTAACCTCCTCTCCCAGGCCAGCAGGAGTTCCCATGGCCCGTCCCATGTCACACAAGTCACCATCGGCAAGAAGCCCCTCGGCGTCGGGGCACTttcatggtggtggtgggagtCACGCACCGCTGCATCAGTACTCTACGCCTCTTGCCGTTGCAGCCGCGGGGCTCGATGATCCAGTTACTTTCAGTTCGCCATCGGCCCTCTTAGCACTTGGCGGGTACAGTGGGATTAGCCCGTCTCCTGCAACGCATGAGGTTCTGGTTGGGGCTGGCATGCACGATAGCGATATCCACGCGCTCGGAATGCAGGGATTTAAGCTTGGAAATGCTCGCGATAGTGATGAAGAGCGGAGGCGACATATTGAGGATGTTGTCCAGATGTTACGGACTCGTGTTGCGGGGAGGGGTGTGTGCAGGGAGGGTATTGAACGATTGGGACAGCTTGAGGGATTCGAATCGATTTGGCAGGAGGACAACCTCAGCATTGCGGGTAACTTCGTCGATTTGGAAATCGAATTCCATCCGGGAAAACACACAGTGAAAGACGTGAGTTTGAAATATGCGACACCGGAAGCTACTGAGGGTGAGGGGAGAGAGGAGGCTACTGCTGTCTTGAGGCGGGATTTGATGCAATCGCCTGAGGAGATAGAACGGGGTGCTTGGAAATCGCTGAATGGGTTCTATGAGAACCTGCGATGGCTGGCCAAGTTGGACCGACTCAGTCAAGAAGTCAACTGCTTTGAGGCTATCGAAGGCCTTTACGAGAGCTTGAAACGGATCTGGGACGTGGAAAGCAGGCACTCGAAGTTTTCTGAAACCTACGAGCATCTATGCAGTGGATGGGTTGGTCGACCATCTCTGCACAGGGGAGGTCGAATCGGAATCAGTCTGGACTACTGGGTATACCAAGCAAAAATCTTGGATGCGAAACGAAAAAGCACATCGCCTGGCGCGATGGTACTTGACAACGCTGACCAGGAATTCGATAATCATCAACATAAGATGTGGAGCGCCATGATCGAGTGTGAAGAGGGTTACCCGTCACTCCGCGTGTCCAAAGATTGGGTGAACTCCGAGGTTCTGGTACCTACAGAAACCGATGAGTCATCCGCTCCCAAGGAAAGTGCTGCACCAGACGTCTCTATGGTCAACTGGGCCGAGCCGCCAATGACTACGAGCTCCGACAACCAAGGCAACCCCGATGCCATGGCGCTTGATTCAGGCATGCTGGGTTCGTCTACGCCCAATCGCCGCTTTGTTGCAAAAATAGAACCACCTCTTGATGTTCCTATCCTTGCAGCTTCCGATATCTACAGACAGCTGGGCCTTCAATTACCGCAAGAGTTCAGAATGGTGACGTACGACGGCTTGCTTGTTCCGGGATCGTCCCCATTGTCTGGGGCAGATATTATGGGCTTTGACACTGAGGAGGCATCGCAGGCTGACCGAAGGAAACGTCGGCTGTCTGTACAGGCGTTTGATTCAGAAGACAAGCCCTGTAAAAAGCAACATTGTTATACATTCCAAGCCTTCGAATCAGTTGCCGGCAGGACCATGCGGGATATTCCATTTTCGCATCCCCGTCAACTTGCGGAGATCCTTCCG GTTCTGCGTCAGTATGCCACGTTGGAGAATATGATTCAGAAGATCTTTGATACCTCGTCGAGAGACCATGACGACAAACAAGATGGACAGGGGTCCACGAAACTCGACAGAAAGCAGCAGGCTGCGCAATCAGGCACAGCCAACGGGAAAGGAGACGTTACCATCCTAAGCAATCAGGACCCAAATGAACAGAAGCTCGACGCCTTAATGAAGGGACTTAATGTGGAGGGTGCGTCGACTGATAATGATGCAGACGACGTCAAAATCGACATCACATTGCGGACGCAACTCGGACAGGCCCCTGTGATCATGCTACTCTTCACGATCAACGATGCGGCCATCGAAAACAACTATCTCAGCACCTTTTCGATCAGTTTCGAGGTTGGATTGAACGGACACGTCACAGTCGTGGACACATCTGGCTTGTGGGAGGAGCCGGTTTCCGGCGACGACAGGCCCGAAGGTGCAGATACAGATGACCAAAAGAACGAAGCGTCGGAAATGCCGAAGAAGATCGCCCGCGCCCTCGAGGTCTCTCAGGATTTAGGGATATTGGTAGAGTGGGTTCTGCGATGGAGACGGCAGCGGGAAAGCACGTAA
- a CDS encoding SOS response-associated peptidase (COG:S;~EggNog:ENOG410PK5Y;~InterPro:IPR003738,IPR036590;~PFAM:PF02586;~go_function: GO:0003697 - single-stranded DNA binding [Evidence IEA];~go_process: GO:0006974 - cellular response to DNA damage stimulus [Evidence IEA];~go_process: GO:0018142 - protein-DNA covalent cross-linking [Evidence IEA]), which translates to MCGRYSLGVRMAFVRQRLEQQGMQVDDAPGDDEVRETYNFAPGYNGVVYCADPGERDHGATRETEEDEATDKAQEEIREQEDEYNTQYLGLENESATKYKLQSMRWGLIPFWTKRKPDYGSLMRTINCRDDSLIEDRGMWTSMKRKKRCIVICQGFYEWLKKGPGGKEKVPHFVKRKDGELMCFAGLWDCVRYEDSDEELYTYTIITTSSNPYLKFLHDRMPVVLDQNSGAMKTWLDPNRTTWSNDLQSILKPYKGELECYPVSKEVGKVGNNSPDFLIPINSKENKSNIANFFANAKQKKSDEPVKTEGEKNTTSDMSEQKVTKDNDENRTTQDNEWSEDNAPVPVPGVKREHPPDSNDEIGVTEQKKQKTQFVSPWKQSNHKPVKKADEKKSTDGSQRITDFFRK; encoded by the exons ATGTGCGGGCGATATTCTCTAGGCGTT CGCATGGCCTTCGTCCGGCAACGCCTCGAGCAGCAAGGCATGCAAGTCGACGACGCCCcgggagatgatgaagtaCGCGAAACATACAACTTTGCGCCTGGATACAACGGTGTTGTCTATTGCGCCGATCCTGGAGAGAGAGACCATGGAGCTACAAGAGAaaccgaagaagacgaagctACAGACAAAGCTCAGGAAGAAATTCGGGAGCAAGAAGACGAATATAATACTCAATATCTTGGTCTTGAAAATGAGAGTGCGACCAAATATAAGCTTCAAAGCATGAGATGGGGTCTTATCCCATTCTGGACAAAACGCAAGCCTGACTACGGCTCTCTCATGCGAACCATTAATTGCCGGGATGACTCGCTAATTGAAGATCGCGGAATGTGGACATCGATGAAACGGAAGAAGCGATGTATTGTTATTTGTCAGGGATTTTACGAGTGGCTGAAAAAGGGTCCCgggggaaaggaaaaggtGCCGCACTTCGTCAAGCGCAAAGACGGTGAGTTGATGTGCTTCGCCGGGCTTTGGGACTGTGTCCGATATGAAG ACTCCGACGAAGAATTGTATACCTACACCATCATAACAACAAGTTCAAACCCCTACTTAAAATTCCTTCATGACAGAATGCCAGTTGTTCTCGACCAGAATAGCGGAGCAATGAAAACATGGCTAGATCCCAACCGGACCACATGGTCGAATGACCTGCAGTCCATTCTCAAGCCTTATAAGGGCGAACTAGAATGCTACCCGGTTTCAAAGGAAGTTGGCAAGGTCGGGAACAACTCGCCCGACTTTTTGATTCCAATCAACAGCAAGGAGAATAAAAGTAATATCGCAAATTTCTTCGCTAATGcaaaacaaaagaagagcGATGAGCCTGTCAAGACTGAAGGCGAAAAGAATACGACATCCGACATGTCGGAACAGAAAGTCACCAAGGATAACGATGAGAATCGGACGACACAGGACAATGAATGGAGCGAGGACAACGCCCCTGTGCCAGTACCTGGTGTCAAGAGGGAACATCCACCCGATAGTAATGATGAGATTGGGGTGACGGAGcagaagaaacagaaaaCCCAATTTGTTTCACCTTGGAAGCAATCCAACCACAAACCAGTGAAGAAGGCGGATGAAAAGAAGTCAACTGATGGCTCTCAGCGGATTACCGACTTTTTCCGAAAGTGA
- a CDS encoding TPR domain protein (COG:S;~EggNog:ENOG410PMXJ;~InterPro:IPR013026,IPR011990,IPR019734,IPR040201;~TransMembrane:1 (i83-104o);~go_function: GO:0005515 - protein binding [Evidence IEA]), with amino-acid sequence MLRAASRRACASAQKTAQHTPQPLPRSISSNTNRPTPLHTNYRLLNPLVSRNAFLQIRYLSFAQRMRYGFREASKGIWRKNPILLPIALISTIGAGLLFAYIAYIEITRVGPQYHKFPPPVAETLRTAVYYTEVDLNPPKALKAYKEALHIAVEMGLHPFSDEVIGIKLQVAMMLEKAGLVKPAIDVLERTKVEALNWVDDMRKKKTLQSKEAALVSDRKKTEEDKVVVDDPEILEEQKRIRELEEFEDLQQDKTLKKTVGIQMKLAELYSSDYIQDEKKAEQAQVAAVELSLKEMYRRQALGLPVGGGSQNENSDSWLNLTEMATALTDLATTYVTQEKYELAMPLYLRALDLLRVDEGKSPTCKQVTLLNGVATAMAGQVQRGIRQQQQPVPREQTIDAAKKWAQKAIDVAARIQPPVRDEDCDLSCVAATYNLGELAEMQGKREEAVKRYRESKSLAVGLGFEDAVAVADGALKRLSKK; translated from the coding sequence ATGCTCAGAGCAGCATCGCGGCGCGCCTGCGCCTCAGCACAAAAAACCGCACAGCACACCCCTCAACCATTGCCACGATCAATATCAAGTAACACCAACCGTCCTACGCCCCTCCACACGAATTACAGACTCCTGAACCCCCTCGTCTCTCGAAATGCCTTCCTCCAAATCCGCTACCTCAGCTTTGCGCAACGAATGAGATATGGCTTCCGTGAAGCTTCCAAGGGAATCTGGCGCAAAAACCCCATCCTCCTCCCAATCGCCCTTATATCCACCATCGGAGCCGGTCTACTATTTGCATACATCGCCTATATTGAGATTACTCGCGTGGGACCTCAGTACCACAAGTTCCCGCCGCCTGTGGCCGAGACGCTCCGGACGGCCGTGTACTACACCGAAGTGGACCTTAACCCGCCTAAGGCATTAAAGGCATATAAGGAGGCGTTGCATATTGCTGTTGAGATGGGGTTGCATCCATTCTCGGACGAGGTCATTGGGATCAAGTTGCAGGTGGCGATGATGTTGGAGAAGGCGGGGTTAGTTAAGCCGGCGattgatgtgttggagcGGACGAAGGTCGAGGCGCTGAACTGGGTAGATGATatgcggaagaagaagactcTCCAGAGCAAGGAGGCGGCTCTTGTGTCTGATAGGAAGAAGACAGAGGAGGATAAGGTTGTGGTTGACGACCCGGAAATTCtcgaggagcagaagagAATAAGGGAACTAGAGGAGTTCGAAGATCTCCAGCAGGACAAAACGCTCAAGAAGACCGTGGGGATACAAATGAAACTTGCGGAACTCTACTCAAGCGACTACATTcaggatgagaagaaggctgaGCAGGCGCAGGTCGCTGCTGTTGAATTATCATTGAAAGAAATGTACCGTCGCCAAGCTCTCGGCCTCCCTGTTGGTGGTGGATCGCAGAATGAGAACAGTGACTCCTGGTTGAACCTTACGGAGATGGCCACCGCCCTTACTGATCTGGCAACCACCTACGTCACCCAAGAGAAGTACGAGCTCGCCATGCCACTTTACCTACGCGCACTGGACCTGCTTCGCGTGGATGAGGGTAAGTCCCCGACTTGCAAACAGGTCACACTTCTCAATGGTGTCGCTACAGCGATGGCCGGACAGGTTCAGAGAGGGATCcgccaacaacagcaacctgTTCCCCGCGAACAAACCATAGATGCCGCCAAAAAATGGGCGCAAAAGGCGATTGATGTCGCAGCCCGCATACAACCTCCCGTTCGTGACGAAGATTGTGATCTTAGCTGCGTGGCGGCAACGTATAACCTTGGCGAACTGGCGGAGATGCAGGGAAAGCGTGAAGAAGCTGTTAAACGTTATCGGGAAAGTAAATCACTGGCTGTGGGGCTCGGGTTTGAAGACGCGGTTGCCGTGGCCGATGGTGCTTTGAAGCGATTGTCAAAGAAATGA